A genomic stretch from Hermetia illucens chromosome 7, iHerIll2.2.curated.20191125, whole genome shotgun sequence includes:
- the LOC119660904 gene encoding mediator of RNA polymerase II transcription subunit 26, translating into MNNRAIANLTLQLQKSLDSNYDVVDMQTVLFVIQQLENTTITKEQLETTRLAKYINELRRRTSSETLARRAKNLLKKWRDSFMPTFQQLPPPQTAPYAAGSANNPVLCTPPLVAASNHNQSQQQQPQHAIVANNLSMNSSHTTNKISTGSANNNNSNTSSKNNSNLSNGGFYQQQTQQQSVVGSQQRVDMLKTRGTRVISPMVSGAAGMSGDRKQQQPTSFANVLSKSQMPAALPVQPSTGYNYCRSESPLPNITAATASTQQATHSRHHRQSPVSLLDDDSNHSRPQQVATSSSMVRAGLLNGENNLFGVSNTSGVAGDLHDSNSVSLGLGAGVGGAAGVMDEPLGVVQKVYSTPPVNAAIADICSSSSSHRKSKKHKKDKKRNKQSPDKPPPTSELATQLKSHANSQGAASFLNQYVGEFRPMGGGDDELHNTTISGTVFPPHDSLSSSSMSRFPSNISTNTMTMQNSSPLVVSHNDIGGQSAPSDSDLTFAGKFKNSNNTGFSSIIADNATHSAMKKTYSDSSDVVVVESRSCSPFTTGQMGPEDSCSSSSRATLATETLQLNADSNPEAIIASKSIQSQQRLQQPQTGQQDHGLNSKSVTGTANIPCDESSSTVVTEQQNADTATTIAPKKRGRKKGSRGFDAVIAQTHALLNVSMFERPRLLLGSKKVKTTKELLADIQSRKLGSSATSSPTLAASRQSVSPSTCSEASFQSDLTNTRVSLLNTRSSPELVGTLTNYRQSDIDDVNSTTDSNDAKPPPSLDRKIGDINKAGPFLSSVDEYLHNLMKQLPPINYSKLNQIDSDFVCTCTVRAVELVVESPKKEVVIIKSEDEEDHLVRAGGDGSNSKTHLVKGDIQSDSSLSVLNAATIGSIPSMIAETCSTVKKSPKKPVKSIFDLDYDEDNDPLHSFVEAAKLRLSQKAADVEGAVLSRQQTGSDGHNATSEAGGNFIAVNSIGKSDHIISSSSPVISIVAPFSAVANAVSLPAPPVPQSTFLDGSMPPDLPPPSFPQYEVVEDPNCAAKNRYEIQTNCITKHHIDILHNCYVKNVNGNWNAPVPMSAEHRKRLRRYYLKTKGTAATSTVTTINGNDVIENNTSGKCSSSWVTDEKFLEAIQFGGSSSGDEALYERVVPQYDHIIMDRVVKDLSEVKFTPNYMRKKLRRLKREKERTAASSSVKSETNLCNNKQNSVSESMTTGKRKRSRTLSGKDTTDCNSDEDGVGAANGEKHKHQRRKKHSKVRETNLETSTNVDINLSRNKVKCAAIRPAEEGVDNGEGREDRNNQIFTSDNHKPNRFSDTDNACDVDISQTPVTTLHGSPKSEERLTTDLENIHDLHNQRQIQMNPHALVHDEAKRRKLGLDWDLDLNPDLGMGRVNKTDDDDHHVHKKDTVDVTLIESSSNSSNSCTSNINNNSGDKIKENNQLVMTSMLNEDAGEGSNSHDYSYYSGDGDTDMIDADGGMDDDADEDADDDEYDDEDEDYDEDDHNNDEEHEVVTHDMTSSTSTTSQQHIVLTIKKKISKSASSHGKSVGNDTGKVSPLRLTAATINLEDKRDKNEEQLSIITSSETPTTIKIRRKNHHQQKANQSTKEQESQQSRHTISDIDYGDNNNIKIAINPILHSEDGGNRKIDEAKETSDSTILDKESIEASEFIRGQDEPTQKSVNCGSTVKPSTDNHTSLLIQQAELGDEGTCEVKMEHVDRQSPIFPSADDIKQEAMPLQLDREENCNKDQKQVQTARSDVASDTDDDNEGDWQSLPKENNGLLASFNELNDDNYLGLRVIPKTCDPPNTSPLFDTLSVTTGRTTHNTATDTTLVSPPTCKDMDAQGQQQYQVQDFKEWHEVLQVPSYNDELLTILPYVVID; encoded by the exons gtCGTTGATATGCAAACCGTTCTATTCGTCATACAACAACTTGAAAACACAACGATTACTAAGGAACAATTGGAGACCACCAGATTGGCAAAATATATCAATGAATTACGTCGTCGAACATCGTCGGAAACGCTGGCACGCCGCGCAAAAAATTTGCTTAAAAAATGGCGCGATTCTTTCATGCCAACATTTCAGCAACTGCCACCACCGCAAACGGCACCATACGCAGCAGGATCAGCCAACAACCCGGTCTTGTGCACACCACCATTGGTTGCCGCCTCCAATCATAACCAATCACAACAGCAGCAACCACAGCATGCGATTGTAGCGAATAATTTATCAATGAATAGCAGTCATACTACGAATAAAATCTCGACCGGAAGTGCcaacaataataatagcaaTACGAGTAGTAAAAACAATAGCAATTTATCGAATGGCGGATTCTACCAACAGCAGACACAACAACAGTCGGTGGTCGGTTCACAACAACGGGTGGATATGTTGAAGACTCGGGGTACACGCGTAATTTCCCCAATGGTATCGGGAGCTGCTGGCATGAGTGGTGATAGAAAACAGCAACAACCTACCAGTTTCGCAAATGTGCTTAGTAAAAGTCAAATGCCTGCAGCTCTTCCAGTTCAGCCTTCAACCGGATACAATTACTGCCGTTCTGAATCGCCACTGCCAAATATAACGGCCGCCACGGCTAGCACTCAGCAAGCTACCCATTCACGTCACCACCGACAATCGCCGGTTAGCCTTTTGGACGACGATTCGAATCATTCGCGACCACAACAGGTTGCAACATCATCTTCAATGGTTAGAGCAGGTCTTCTCAATGGTGAAAACAACTTGTTTGGTGTATCTAACACCAGTGGGGTTGCTGGCGATCTTCATGATTCCAATTCTGTTTCATTGGGCCTTGGCGCTGGGGTCGGTGGTGCCGCTGGGGTAATGGACGAGCCACTAGGAGTGGTGCAAAAAGTGTATTCAACGCCTCCTGTAAATGCAGCTATAGCGGatatttgctcttcatcgagTAGCCATCGTAAAAGTAAGAAACATAAAAAAGATAAGAAACGCAACAAACAAAGTCCAGATAAACCGCCGCCTACCTCAGAACTAGCCACCCAATTGAAGTCGCATGCGAATTCTCAAGGTGCAGCTTCATTCCTTAACCAGTATGTGGGCGAATTTAGGCCAATGGGCGGCGGTGACGACGAACTACACAATACCACTATTAGTGGAACGGTCTTCCCTCCACATGATAGCCTTTCGAGTAGCTCCATGAGCCGGTTTCCGAGTAATATCAGTACCAACACAATGACCATGCAGAATAGTAGTCCTTTAGTAGTTTCCCACAACGATATTGGTGGGCAGTCTGCTCCCAGTGATTCAGATCTAACTTTTGCTGGGAAATTCAAGAATAGCAACAACACGGGTTTCAGTAGTATCATAGCTGACAATGCCACTCATTCTGCAATGAAAAAAACTTACTCGGACTCGTCGGACGTAGTGGTCGTCGAAAGTCGCAGCTGTTCTCCATTCACAACAGGACAAATGGGCCCTGAGGACAGTTGTTCTTCATCTAGTCGTGCAACACTAGCAACAGAAACACTCCAGTTGAATGCAGACAGCAATCCAGAAGCCATCATTGCGTCGAAGAGTATACAGTCACAACAACGATTACAGCAGCCCCAAACAGGTCAGCAAGATCACGGTTTGAATTCCAAAAGTGTAACGGGAACAGCAAATATTCCCTGTGATGAGTCATCTTCGACAGTAGTTACTGAACAACAAAATGCCGACACAGCAACAACGATAGCACCGAAAAAACGTGGTCGAAAGAAAGGTTCACGGGGCTTTGATGCAGTTATTGCTCAAACTCATGCCTTGCTCAACGTATCAATGTTTGAACGGCCCCGACTCCTGCTCGGCAgtaaaaaagtcaaaactacCAAAGAACTTTTGGCTGATATACAGAGTAGAAAACTAGGTTCGTCAGCGACATCATCGCCAACATTAGCGGCTAGTCGACAATCGGTATCACCGTCAACTTGCTCAG AAGCTTCTTTCCAGTCAGACCTCACCAATACGAGAGTTTCTCTGCTAAATACTCGTTCTTCTCCTGAGCTTGTAGGGACACTAACAAATTATCGACAATCTG ATATCGATGACGTAAACTCCACGACGGATTCAAATGATGCCAAACCACCACCATCACTGGACCGTAAAATCGGTGACATAAATAAAGCTGGGCCATTCCTTTCGTCTGTTGACGAATACCTGCACAATCTGATGAAGCAGCTGCCTCCTATAAACTATTCGAAACTGAATCAAATTGATTCAGATTTTGTATGTACTTGTACAGTGCGCGCTGTAGAACTGGTAGTAGAGTCACCGAAGAAGGAAGTCGTTATAATCAAATCAGAGGACGAGGAAGATCATCTGGTGCGCGCAGGAGGTGACGGATCCAATTCAAAAACGCACTTAGTGAAAGGAGATATACAGTCCGATTCATCATTATCTGTGCTGAACGCTGCCACAATAGGATCTATACCTTCGATGATTGCAGAAACCTGCTCAACTGTCAAAAAGTCTCCTAAGAAACCAGTTAAATCGATTTTTGATTTGGATTATGACGAGGACAATGACCCTCTTCATAGTTTCGTGGAAGCGGCCAAGTTACGCTTAAGTCAGAAGGCTGCGGATGTAGAGGGCGCAGTTCTTAGTCGGCAGCAAACCGGATCAGATGGCCATAACGCTACTAGTGAAGCGGGAGGCAACTTTATAGCTGTGAATAGTATAGGCAAATCAGATCATATTATCAGTAGTAGTAGTCCAGTAATTTCGATAGTAGCTCCTTTTTCGGCTGTAGCAAACGCTGTTTCTCTCCCTGCGCCTCCAGTTCCGCAGTCTACATTTTTGGATGGTTCTATGCCACCCGATTTACCACCACCCTCATTTCCACAGTACGAGGTTGTGGAGGATCCAAATTGTGCTGCAAAAAATCGTTACGAGATCCAAACGAACTGCATAACCAAGCATCATATAGATATACTTCACAACTGTTACGTGAAAAACGTGAATGGCAACTGGAACGCGCCCGTGCCCATGTCGGCGGAACACAGGAAGCGATTGCGTAGATactatttgaaaacaaaagggACCGCCGCTACCTCTACCGTTACCACAATTAACGGCAATGATGTAATTGAAAATAATACATCCGGAAAATGCAGCAGCTCGTGGGTAACTGATGAAAAGTTTCTGGAGGCTATTCAATTCGGTGGAAGTTCAAGCGGCGATGAAGCACTCTATGAGCGTGTTGTGCCGCAATACGATCACATCATCATGGATAGAGTAGTTAAAGATTTAAGTGAAGTGAAATTTACACCAAACTACATGAGAAAAAAGTTACGGCGACTGAAACGGGAAAAAGAGCGAACTGCAGCTTCATCTTCTGTTAAAAGTGAGACAAATTTATGCAATAATAAGCAAAATAGCGTTAGTGAAAGTATGACAACGGGAAAACGTAAACGATCCCGTACATTATCAGGCAAGGACACAACGGACTGTAATAGCGATGAAGATGGCGTTGGCGCTGCTAATGGGGAGAAACACAAACATCAAAGACGTAAAAAGCATAGCAAAGTACGAGAAACCAATTTAGAGACTAGTACTAATGTAGATATTAATTTAAGCAGAAATAAGGTAAAATGTGCGGCAATTCGTCCAGCCGAGGAGGGTGTCGATAATGGTGAAGGTCGAGAAGATAGAAATAATCAAATATTCACATCGGATAATCATAAACCAAACAGATTTAGCGATACAGATAATGCGTGTGATGTTGATATCTCACAGACGCCAGTTACTACATTGCATGGATCGCCAAAGTCTGAAGAGCGACTCACTACGGATCTGGAGAACATTCACGATCTCCACAACCAACGACAAATTCAAATGAACCCTCATGCTCTGGTCCATGATGAAGCAAAACGGAGAAAACTTGGGCTCGACTGGGACCTGGATCTAAATCCGGACCTGGGTATGGGCAGAGTCAATAAGACTGACGACGACGATCATCATGTTCATAAGAAGGACACCGTCGATGTAACACTTATCGAATCCTCTAGTAATAGTAGTAATAGCTGTACTAGTAATATAAACAATAACAGTGGCGATAAAATTAAGGAGAACAATCAGTTAGTAATGACGTCAATGTTGAATGAGGATGCGGGGGAGGGAAGTAATTCGCACGATTACTCTTATTATAGTGGAGATGGGGATACTGATATGATAGACGCAGATGGTGGTATGGACGATGATGCCGATGAAGAcgccgatgatgatgaatatgatgatgaagatgaggaCTATGATGAAGACGACCATAATAACGATGAAGAGCACGAAGTAGTCACACACGACATGACGTCCTCTACCTCAACAACTAGTCAGCAGCATATCGTTTTGacgatcaaaaagaaaatttccaaGTCAGCGTCTAGTCATGGAAAGTCGGTCGGTAATGATACCGGGAAGGTGTCACCTCTGCGGCTCACTGCTGCAACGATCAATCTGGAGGATAAACGAGATAAGAACGAAGAGCAGCTTTCCATCATAACTTCATCAGAGACCCCAACAACTATAAAGATACGTCGtaaaaatcatcatcagcagAAGGCTAATCAGTCAACAAAGGAGCAGGAGTCACAACAAAGTCGACATACAATATCGGACATAGATTATGGTGATAACAACAATATTAAGATTGCAATCAATCCTATTTTGCATAGTGAAGACGGAGGCAACCGAAAGATAGATGAGGCGAAAGAAACCAGCGATAGTACGATATTGGACAAGGAAAGTATAGAAGCAAGTGAATTTATTCGTGGTCAAGATGAGCCCACCCAAAAATCGGTGAATTGTGGTAGCACTGTCAAACCTAGCACTGACAATCATACGAGTTTGCTTATTCAACAAGCTGAATTGGGAGATGAAGGTACCTGTGAAGTCAAAATGGAACACGTCGATCGTCAATCCCCAATTTTTCCATCAGCCGATGATATCAAACAGGAAGCAATGCCTCTTCAATTAGATCGGGAGGAGAATTGTAATAAAGACCAAAAACAAGTCCAGACTGCTCGTTCAGACGTAGCTAGTGACACTGATGATGACAATGAGGGCGATTGGCAATCACTTCCAAAGGAAAACAATGGTTTATTGGCATCATTCAATGAACTAAATGATGATAACTATTTGGGTCTGCGTGTAATCCCGAAAACATGCGATCCCCCAAACACTTCCCCCCTCTTTGATACCTTATCAGTTACTACCGGCAGAACAACTCACAATACAGCAACAGATACAACATTGGTATCACCACCTACTTGCAAAGATATGGACGCTCAAGGACAGCAACAATATCAGGTACAAGACTTTAAGGAGTGGCATGAAGTTCTGCAGGTCCCTTCATATAACGATGAATTATTAACCATTTTGCCTTATGTAGTTATCGATTga
- the LOC119660906 gene encoding ATP synthase subunit d, mitochondrial, with protein MAARRIAQSSVNWAALAERVPPNQRPNFNLFKAKSDNYLRSVLANPETPPKIDWATYKKTIPVAGLVDKFQQQYEGLKVPYPADNVTPQIQAQEKEARAEVDNYIKASKEKIAGYEKEIAHLKSLLPYDQMTMEDFRDAFPDLALDPINRPSYWPHTPEEALENQPKGEKEHH; from the exons ATGGCTGCTCGTCGAATTGCTCAGTCGTCGGTAAATTGGGCCGCCCTAGCTGAACGGGTGCCACCAAACCAAAGGCCGAATTTTAACCTTTTTAAGGCAAAGAGTGATAACTACTTGAGAAG TGTTCTTGCTAACCCAGAAACTCCGCCTAAAATTGACTGGGCCACCTACAAAAAGACGATTCCAGTCGCTGGCTTGGTTGATAAGTTCCAACAGCAATATGAAGGCCTCAAGGTTCCATATCCCGCAGACAATGTGACACCGCAGATACAAGCGCAGGAGAAGGAAGCCCGCGCTGAAGTCGATAATTACATAAAGGCATCAAAAGAGAAGATTGCAGGATACGAGAAGGAAATCGCCCACTTAAAATCATTACTCCCATATGATCAGATGACAATGGAGGACTTCCGCGATGCATTCCCTGAC CTTGCTCTAGATCCAATCAATCGTCCTTCCTATTGGCCACACACACCAGAGGAAGCATTAGAGAACCAACCTAAGGGCGAGAAGGAGCACCACTAA
- the LOC119660905 gene encoding polyglutamine-binding protein 1 isoform X1, producing MPLPPALRKRLANRGIVQGSTGSKNSAENEEIIAEDYDEVEDPLQYDFEPVKKPSSNFWIERMKRRIGDTNVSGYKGCPNKYNIFHKCTLYCINKWGDGILEPKRSYLRRRNRLLRKYPLPKNWLEVYDYGCAVYYYWNTTDDTVSWLPPGHPKAYISKSAAVLRHELDEAIPIEMEDDGGEQMTLDIQKLLDESLPPPHKQRLPSPEPKPPKKSKPRDLDKALRHKHSRRVRMSRPGDTDSLDPMDPASYSDIPRGKWSDGLLDGGGAKSGSDPTASGALFQMRPYPSPGAVLQRNSAAGGTDRKTAKHSPARND from the exons ATGCCTCTGCCGCCAGCATTGCGAAAACGCCTAGCAAACCGAGGAATTGTTCAGGGAAGTACAGGAA GTAAAAATTCAGCAGAGAATGAGGAAATTATTGCCGAAGATTACGACGAAGTGGAAGACCCATTGCAGTATGATTTCGAGCCGGTTAAGAAGCCGTCGTCCAATTTTTGGATCGAACGGATGAAACGGCGAATTGGCGATACAAATGTGTCTGGTTACAAAGGTTGCccgaataaatataatattttccatAAGTGCACGTTGTATTGTATTAATAAATGGGGAGATGGCATTCTGGAGCCAAAACGGTCATATTTACGACGCAGAAATCGGTTGCTGAGGAAATATCCGTTGCCTAAAAATTGGTTGGAGGTTTACGACTATGGCTG CGCGGTATACTACTACTGGAATACAACAGACGATACCGTGTCCTGGCTACCTCCTGGCCACCCGAAAGCTTATATATCTAAGAGCGCAGCTGTACTGCGACATGAACTCGACGAAGCCATACCGATAGAGATGGAAGACGACGGTGGCGAGCAGATGACTCTCGACATTCAAAAACTTCTGGACGAATCATTGCCGCCGCCGCACAAA CAGCGTCTTCCTTCACCAGAACCCAAACCGCCGAAGAAATCGAAACCACGCGACTTGGATAAGGCTCTTCGTCACAAGCATTCGCGTCGGGTCCGGATGTCTCGTCCCGGAGATACCGATTCCTTGGATCCCATGGACCCAGCTTCTTATTCGGACATACCGCGCGGTAAATGGTCGGACGGGCTACTTGATGGAGGAGGCGCGAAATCAGGATCGGATCCAACTGCTTCAGGAGCGTTATTTCAAATGCGTCCTTACCCAAGTCCGGGTGCCGTTCTGCAACGCAACTCGGCCGCTGGGGGAACTGATCGTAAAACGGCCAAACATTCACCCGCAAGGAACGACTAA
- the LOC119660905 gene encoding polyglutamine-binding protein 1 isoform X2: MPLPPALRKRLANRGIVQGSTGSKNSAENEEIIAEDYDEVEDPLQYDFEPVKKPSSNFWIERMKRRIGDTNVSGYKGCPNKYNIFHKCTLYCINKWGDGILEPKRSYLRRRNRLLRKYPLPKNWLEVYDYGCAVYYYWNTTDDTVSWLPPGHPKAYISKSAAVLRHELDEAIPIEMEDDGGEQMTLDIQKLLDESLPPPHKRLPSPEPKPPKKSKPRDLDKALRHKHSRRVRMSRPGDTDSLDPMDPASYSDIPRGKWSDGLLDGGGAKSGSDPTASGALFQMRPYPSPGAVLQRNSAAGGTDRKTAKHSPARND, translated from the exons ATGCCTCTGCCGCCAGCATTGCGAAAACGCCTAGCAAACCGAGGAATTGTTCAGGGAAGTACAGGAA GTAAAAATTCAGCAGAGAATGAGGAAATTATTGCCGAAGATTACGACGAAGTGGAAGACCCATTGCAGTATGATTTCGAGCCGGTTAAGAAGCCGTCGTCCAATTTTTGGATCGAACGGATGAAACGGCGAATTGGCGATACAAATGTGTCTGGTTACAAAGGTTGCccgaataaatataatattttccatAAGTGCACGTTGTATTGTATTAATAAATGGGGAGATGGCATTCTGGAGCCAAAACGGTCATATTTACGACGCAGAAATCGGTTGCTGAGGAAATATCCGTTGCCTAAAAATTGGTTGGAGGTTTACGACTATGGCTG CGCGGTATACTACTACTGGAATACAACAGACGATACCGTGTCCTGGCTACCTCCTGGCCACCCGAAAGCTTATATATCTAAGAGCGCAGCTGTACTGCGACATGAACTCGACGAAGCCATACCGATAGAGATGGAAGACGACGGTGGCGAGCAGATGACTCTCGACATTCAAAAACTTCTGGACGAATCATTGCCGCCGCCGCACAAA CGTCTTCCTTCACCAGAACCCAAACCGCCGAAGAAATCGAAACCACGCGACTTGGATAAGGCTCTTCGTCACAAGCATTCGCGTCGGGTCCGGATGTCTCGTCCCGGAGATACCGATTCCTTGGATCCCATGGACCCAGCTTCTTATTCGGACATACCGCGCGGTAAATGGTCGGACGGGCTACTTGATGGAGGAGGCGCGAAATCAGGATCGGATCCAACTGCTTCAGGAGCGTTATTTCAAATGCGTCCTTACCCAAGTCCGGGTGCCGTTCTGCAACGCAACTCGGCCGCTGGGGGAACTGATCGTAAAACGGCCAAACATTCACCCGCAAGGAACGACTAA